The following coding sequences lie in one Heyndrickxia oleronia genomic window:
- a CDS encoding aspartyl-phosphate phosphatase Spo0E family protein — protein sequence MIGENTYFQLKEKIESLRKKMIERGMKKGFQDQETLFFSKELDKLIYHYQMKSMN from the coding sequence ATGATAGGTGAAAACACGTATTTCCAATTAAAAGAGAAGATAGAATCTTTGAGAAAGAAAATGATTGAACGTGGAATGAAAAAGGGGTTCCAAGATCAAGAGACCTTGTTTTTTAGTAAAGAGCTTGATAAATTGATTTATCATTATCAAATGAAAAGTATGAATTAA
- a CDS encoding S-layer homology domain-containing protein, which produces MKSRIIKIACMMQVGLLLLWAFSTGSPLKASAATVNEQFKVSSGVNYTDFRISESTRKQAVRVMEVNVNDPYTNVEVGVSSIMNKLKKTTTHALEHHYDGHLVVGAINASFFHLGAPINLVSQNNKLVHAGTISSSKDKYINEPIAFGMNSNGKGQIDHYDLSMNYVHNGKTYKITSTNKERSTNNTILYTPYFPSETTNTNEWGTEVVVTFPEAPTLEFGSQVTGTVEQVRNVGDKTKTIIPKNGVVISGNGKGSDQLKDVMVGDSITLSIDIDSKWKDSSFMVASGPMLVKDGRVSLSMNPNSSEAATRAPRTAVAINKTGDKVFFVTVDGRQSGYSTGMNLTEFANYLVSMGADRALNLDGGGSTTMAVRYPGTDTVRLANKPSDGVERTVSTILMAVSTAPKGEVRSITVKKSKEGKLNVGDSIKILPGTAVDTYYNPVKLSESDLSLEDVNKLGSVSGNTFTAKKPGKGTIKVKYGNVSTTVNIEIADNSTSSFKDVSNSFWGKTEIEELVKKGIITGYPDGTFKPNNTISRGETAVMLTRTLKLDTSNVKDPGFKDVSKSDMYYKEIAAAANAGLIKGREKDKFVSNGKLSRAEMAVLIQRAFKLPYENNKYFSDVPSSHYAYQSINSIAKLNITEGYPDGTYRPNNSITRAEFSVFLTRALK; this is translated from the coding sequence GTGAAATCTCGGATTATAAAAATAGCATGTATGATGCAAGTCGGATTGCTTTTATTATGGGCATTTTCGACTGGTAGTCCACTAAAAGCCTCAGCAGCCACAGTAAATGAACAATTTAAAGTATCTTCTGGAGTTAATTATACAGATTTTCGAATATCTGAATCTACTAGAAAACAAGCCGTACGTGTCATGGAGGTAAATGTTAATGATCCATACACAAATGTCGAAGTTGGCGTATCTAGTATTATGAATAAACTCAAAAAGACAACGACACATGCATTAGAGCATCATTATGATGGGCATCTAGTTGTTGGCGCAATTAATGCATCCTTTTTTCATCTAGGAGCACCTATTAATCTAGTATCACAAAATAATAAATTGGTTCATGCAGGAACGATATCAAGTAGCAAAGACAAATACATAAATGAACCAATAGCATTTGGAATGAATAGTAATGGCAAAGGTCAAATTGATCATTATGACCTTAGTATGAATTATGTACATAATGGGAAAACATACAAGATTACTAGTACAAATAAAGAACGATCAACAAATAATACTATTTTATATACCCCATATTTCCCAAGTGAAACAACAAACACAAATGAATGGGGAACAGAGGTAGTTGTTACATTTCCTGAAGCACCTACACTTGAATTTGGTAGCCAAGTTACAGGTACAGTTGAACAAGTACGTAATGTAGGGGATAAAACAAAAACAATAATCCCGAAAAATGGTGTCGTTATTTCAGGGAATGGAAAAGGCTCAGACCAATTAAAAGATGTAATGGTGGGAGATAGTATTACCCTTTCGATCGATATTGATTCGAAATGGAAGGATTCCTCATTCATGGTTGCTAGTGGTCCAATGCTAGTAAAAGATGGACGAGTGTCCCTTTCGATGAATCCAAACAGTTCGGAAGCTGCAACTAGAGCGCCGAGAACTGCTGTCGCTATTAATAAAACAGGTGATAAAGTCTTTTTTGTAACTGTAGATGGACGCCAAAGCGGCTATAGTACAGGAATGAATTTAACAGAGTTTGCAAACTACCTAGTAAGTATGGGTGCTGATCGTGCATTAAATCTTGATGGTGGTGGATCGACAACAATGGCGGTTCGTTATCCTGGTACTGACACAGTGCGTCTTGCCAATAAACCGTCTGACGGGGTGGAAAGAACAGTATCAACGATATTAATGGCTGTTTCTACAGCTCCAAAAGGTGAAGTTCGCTCAATTACAGTGAAGAAGTCTAAAGAGGGAAAACTAAATGTTGGTGACTCTATTAAAATTCTACCGGGTACTGCTGTAGATACTTACTATAATCCTGTTAAACTTTCAGAGAGTGATTTATCTTTAGAAGATGTCAATAAATTAGGTTCTGTCTCTGGCAATACATTTACAGCTAAGAAGCCTGGAAAGGGTACGATTAAAGTTAAATACGGGAATGTTAGTACAACTGTAAATATTGAGATAGCTGATAATAGTACATCATCCTTTAAAGATGTTAGTAATTCCTTTTGGGGGAAAACAGAAATTGAAGAATTAGTGAAAAAGGGAATTATTACGGGGTATCCAGATGGGACATTTAAACCAAACAATACGATTAGTCGTGGCGAAACAGCTGTTATGCTGACAAGAACGTTAAAATTGGATACAAGCAATGTTAAGGATCCAGGATTTAAGGACGTTTCGAAATCAGATATGTATTACAAAGAAATAGCAGCAGCTGCAAATGCCGGTTTAATTAAAGGTCGTGAAAAGGACAAATTTGTATCAAATGGTAAATTATCGCGTGCCGAGATGGCAGTTCTAATTCAACGTGCATTTAAATTACCATATGAGAATAATAAATATTTTTCAGATGTTCCTAGTTCACATTATGCCTATCAATCAATCAATTCAATTGCAAAATTGAATATTACTGAAGGCTATCCAGATGGAACGTATCGACCAAATAACTCAATTACAAGAGCTGAGTTTAGTGTGTTTTTAACAAGAGCATTGAAATAA
- a CDS encoding SH3 domain-containing protein, with protein sequence MKISRLFKLVICTVLTFPLIGMLFFTGDPKAASLQVGTVDLESGTLNVRSGPGIQYKRIGALKNGATVTVYYQTKNGWSEIRYNKKKSYVSSQYLRVHLQMNSSVAKGITDKVIKAQRKTWKKNYTKKQIYAMMSPHYTTSYIDKYFKQQMRTAGKDKNGNQLYHVIETEIWGYSLDTFDWNLEYQPKKPTIKYYKKNGKEYLEVSQFMVDELSGNHTSTLYLLKESTKANWKVYKYERNF encoded by the coding sequence ATGAAGATTTCAAGATTGTTTAAGTTGGTAATTTGTACTGTTTTAACCTTTCCATTGATTGGAATGCTCTTTTTTACAGGTGATCCAAAGGCAGCCTCACTTCAAGTTGGAACAGTTGATTTAGAAAGTGGAACATTAAATGTTAGGAGTGGACCAGGAATACAATATAAACGTATTGGTGCTCTGAAAAATGGGGCAACTGTTACCGTTTATTACCAAACTAAAAATGGCTGGTCCGAAATAAGGTATAACAAAAAGAAAAGCTATGTTTCTAGCCAGTACTTACGTGTACACTTACAAATGAATTCCTCTGTAGCAAAGGGAATTACCGATAAAGTTATTAAAGCACAAAGAAAAACGTGGAAAAAAAACTACACAAAAAAACAAATCTATGCCATGATGTCTCCACACTACACGACTTCATACATAGATAAGTATTTTAAGCAACAAATGAGAACAGCAGGGAAAGACAAAAATGGAAACCAGCTATATCATGTTATTGAAACAGAAATTTGGGGCTATTCTCTAGACACGTTTGACTGGAACCTAGAGTACCAACCGAAAAAACCAACCATCAAGTATTATAAAAAAAATGGGAAGGAATATCTTGAAGTATCCCAATTTATGGTCGATGAACTCAGTGGAAATCATACAAGTACACTGTATCTACTTAAGGAAAGCACAAAAGCAAACTGGAAGGTTTATAAGTACGAACGAAATTTTTAA
- a CDS encoding S-layer homology domain-containing protein: MRKRICSSLFALLLLVGMLCSPSYASSKQKLDYLALGDSLAAGQTPNKGIDKGYADFLAQQLDEVQLLGSFDKRFAVPGYTTTNVLEDIQNNVSKPDLSGKEANIQKMIADAEIITIDAGANDLLKEIKVDFSKGTLQYDPEKLKAAITTVGTNTVQIINQIRELNSNAKIYVMGYYNPFPNLSKEQTTQLLQLLQLLNTTIQEATEKFGAIYVATAEEFNVHAKDYLPNPVDIHPNKDGYLVIANSFWKSFKNNGQTISFKDTVPSWAADEVIYLAQKGIIAGYDNGKFGANDLIQRVHSGLLIKRSIIFDDTIAPDPNYKDVNKNTYGYTTIAKLTEKGIFSGNNGFFYPTHSLTRGEMAKILVEAFHLKGSLQHTFNDVNKHWANEYIMILQANQITQGYPDGSFKPNEKITRAEFSTMLARMMNTDFRTK, from the coding sequence TTGAGAAAAAGAATATGTAGCAGTTTATTTGCTTTATTGCTTTTGGTAGGTATGCTTTGTTCCCCATCTTATGCTTCTTCAAAACAAAAATTGGATTATCTTGCCTTAGGAGATTCCTTAGCCGCGGGTCAAACACCTAATAAAGGAATAGATAAAGGTTACGCTGATTTTCTAGCCCAGCAACTTGATGAAGTTCAATTATTAGGAAGCTTTGATAAAAGATTCGCTGTGCCAGGATATACAACAACGAATGTTCTAGAGGATATTCAAAATAATGTAAGCAAACCCGATTTATCTGGGAAAGAAGCAAATATCCAGAAGATGATTGCCGATGCTGAAATCATTACGATTGATGCAGGTGCAAATGATTTATTAAAAGAGATAAAAGTCGATTTTTCTAAAGGTACTCTACAATATGATCCTGAAAAATTAAAAGCAGCCATTACAACTGTTGGAACAAATACCGTTCAAATCATTAATCAAATTCGTGAGCTAAACTCCAATGCAAAAATATATGTCATGGGATACTACAACCCATTTCCAAATCTATCTAAAGAACAGACCACACAGCTTTTACAATTATTACAATTATTAAATACAACTATTCAGGAGGCAACAGAAAAATTTGGTGCAATCTATGTGGCAACGGCAGAGGAATTTAATGTCCACGCAAAAGACTATCTACCAAATCCTGTAGATATCCACCCTAATAAGGATGGCTATCTAGTTATAGCAAATTCTTTTTGGAAATCCTTTAAAAATAATGGACAAACAATATCATTTAAGGATACAGTGCCAAGTTGGGCAGCTGATGAAGTCATCTATTTAGCACAAAAAGGGATTATTGCAGGATATGATAATGGAAAATTTGGTGCTAACGATCTTATTCAGCGTGTACATTCTGGTTTATTAATCAAACGATCCATTATATTTGACGACACCATTGCACCTGATCCAAACTATAAGGATGTAAATAAGAATACCTATGGCTATACTACCATTGCAAAATTAACTGAAAAAGGAATTTTCTCTGGTAATAATGGCTTTTTCTATCCAACTCATTCATTAACGAGAGGTGAAATGGCAAAAATTTTAGTAGAAGCATTTCACCTAAAAGGCTCACTTCAGCATACTTTTAATGATGTAAATAAACACTGGGCAAATGAATATATTATGATTTTACAAGCAAATCAAATTACCCAGGGATATCCTGATGGATCATTTAAACCTAATGAGAAAATTACTCGTGCAGAATTTTCAACCATGCTTGCTAGGATGATGAATACGGATTTTAGAACAAAATAA
- a CDS encoding LuxR C-terminal-related transcriptional regulator, which translates to MKSRNDQFGETRSILVTKLQIPVNQANILPRPHLHNLLNHALDKNVIMVGAPAGFGKTTIISEWVKTIHLPVAWISIGLEDNEPETFLEYMLSALAIIDDKLGLKSRNLLYSPNPPVLEKIFQSCINEIAMFSSELCLVIDNFHMMNHSQIQQIFAYLLEFIPSNLKIILITKTENLPALKKLKYTGKMVKISKEELRFKGHEFKQFYHVLKKLPLNELELQLLENKTEGWVISMNLFAQALVEDRSMLYEKDQFSGRHPYIYSYLIEEMLDYLDDSVRNFLLEVSILDELSCSLCEAVTLKKDAAEYLQLLFSSKEMIKLIPERNNQWFRLHSLLREFFYHQLVNKYQGNIVHLHRRAYTWFYTQGYISKAVNHAVQANDLDKATEYLWNLAPSLLKNREYNELAYLLNLFPNDWIENSPHLCIIYSWTLALQKMWENAHTYLAFVDRLILKMEASLYEKFLIELHVLRGYIALLEQKGDECIKHMTTAAKMLPKYSEFYHMGVEILSPEWNVLGSDIAFGGQLASTCTLYGKLREIWKNSGLPIVGFGAVVLGAIHYEWDELDKVQYFAKRGIYIGKKHRNLGILVPSSLLYARMKRALNNDDEMWQMIQQLENSITDRYWRTTITGFKIKIMLEEGRVDKAVELMEKLEQMPDTGMISINQIRVLRASGKRTKALKRIEPLIKQVELENRLAIFIELMILQSLIHFEEGNRSKAFTIINQAIRLGMKEGYLRLFLDEGTHMKKLLCDFQKIVSTDQAVKEYCSKILSKFEHDSIDEVVVKTDLPYLDDLTNRELEVLKLLEKGLTNKEIAEALYITVGTVKLYNHKIYSKLQVKSRTQALIRAKELRLIDY; encoded by the coding sequence TTGAAAAGTAGAAATGATCAATTTGGGGAGACTCGTTCTATTTTAGTAACAAAACTTCAAATCCCAGTGAATCAAGCAAATATCCTACCAAGACCCCACTTACATAATCTGTTGAATCATGCTTTAGATAAAAATGTGATTATGGTAGGGGCTCCGGCTGGTTTTGGGAAAACAACAATAATTAGTGAATGGGTGAAAACCATTCATTTGCCGGTCGCTTGGATTTCAATAGGATTAGAGGATAATGAGCCAGAAACTTTTTTGGAATATATGCTTAGTGCTTTAGCTATAATTGATGATAAGCTTGGGCTAAAGTCAAGAAACCTTCTATATTCACCAAATCCTCCAGTATTAGAGAAAATATTTCAGTCATGTATAAATGAAATCGCAATGTTTTCAAGTGAACTTTGTTTAGTGATCGATAATTTTCATATGATGAATCATTCACAAATTCAACAAATCTTTGCATATTTATTAGAATTCATTCCTAGTAATCTGAAAATCATTTTAATCACTAAAACGGAAAATCTCCCTGCATTAAAAAAGCTTAAGTATACAGGAAAAATGGTAAAAATCTCGAAGGAGGAATTGCGTTTTAAAGGGCATGAATTCAAGCAGTTTTACCATGTTTTAAAAAAACTCCCTTTAAATGAACTAGAGCTTCAGTTATTAGAAAATAAAACAGAGGGATGGGTTATAAGTATGAACTTATTTGCTCAAGCCCTTGTGGAAGATCGATCTATGCTTTATGAAAAAGATCAGTTTTCAGGGAGACATCCATATATATATAGTTATTTAATCGAGGAAATGCTTGATTACCTAGATGATTCTGTTCGCAACTTTTTGCTAGAAGTTTCTATCTTAGATGAGCTATCCTGTTCTCTTTGCGAAGCAGTAACCTTAAAAAAGGATGCTGCGGAGTATTTGCAGCTTCTTTTTTCTTCAAAAGAAATGATTAAACTCATTCCAGAAAGAAACAATCAATGGTTCCGACTTCATTCGTTACTAAGGGAGTTTTTTTATCATCAATTAGTTAATAAATATCAAGGGAATATTGTTCATTTACACCGTCGAGCGTATACATGGTTTTATACTCAAGGCTATATTTCGAAGGCAGTCAATCATGCCGTTCAAGCAAATGATCTAGATAAAGCAACCGAATACTTATGGAATCTTGCCCCTTCATTATTAAAGAACAGAGAATACAATGAACTTGCGTACCTCCTTAACCTATTTCCTAATGACTGGATTGAAAATAGTCCTCATTTATGTATTATTTATTCCTGGACTTTAGCCCTTCAGAAAATGTGGGAAAATGCACATACATATTTGGCTTTCGTAGATCGATTGATCCTCAAAATGGAAGCATCTTTATATGAAAAGTTTCTGATTGAATTACATGTTTTAAGAGGATATATTGCCCTACTTGAGCAGAAAGGGGACGAATGTATAAAGCACATGACAACTGCGGCGAAAATGCTTCCTAAATATAGTGAATTTTATCATATGGGAGTAGAAATTCTATCTCCTGAATGGAATGTTCTTGGAAGTGATATTGCATTTGGTGGACAATTAGCATCTACTTGTACTCTTTACGGGAAACTACGCGAGATATGGAAAAATAGCGGACTCCCAATTGTAGGTTTTGGAGCCGTTGTATTAGGTGCCATTCATTATGAATGGGATGAACTGGATAAAGTTCAGTATTTTGCAAAACGTGGGATTTATATTGGAAAGAAACATAGGAATTTAGGCATTCTTGTTCCATCTTCTCTGCTCTATGCACGTATGAAAAGGGCATTAAATAATGATGATGAAATGTGGCAAATGATTCAACAATTAGAGAATTCAATAACAGATCGTTACTGGAGAACAACTATAACTGGTTTTAAGATAAAAATAATGCTTGAAGAGGGGAGGGTTGATAAGGCGGTAGAGTTGATGGAGAAATTAGAACAAATGCCTGATACAGGAATGATCAGCATCAATCAGATTAGAGTGCTTCGAGCATCAGGAAAAAGGACTAAAGCATTGAAACGAATCGAGCCATTAATAAAACAAGTAGAATTAGAAAATAGACTTGCGATCTTCATTGAATTAATGATTTTACAATCATTAATCCATTTTGAAGAGGGAAATCGTTCAAAAGCCTTTACTATTATTAATCAAGCGATCAGGCTTGGGATGAAAGAAGGTTATCTCCGTTTGTTCCTAGATGAAGGTACTCATATGAAGAAGCTATTATGTGATTTTCAAAAGATAGTTTCTACAGATCAAGCAGTTAAGGAGTATTGCTCGAAGATTCTATCGAAATTTGAACATGATTCTATCGATGAAGTGGTTGTAAAAACAGATCTTCCTTATTTGGATGACTTAACAAATAGAGAATTAGAAGTATTAAAGCTCCTTGAAAAAGGACTGACCAATAAAGAAATAGCCGAAGCCTTGTATATTACCGTAGGAACGGTGAAATTATATAATCATAAAATCTACTCTAAGCTTCAGGTAAAGAGCCGAACCCAAGCCTTGATCCGAGCGAAAGAATTAAGATTAATTGATTATTAG
- a CDS encoding accessory Sec system S-layer assembly protein yields MFFIGKNKKRGRDSVVSSSDLLNEEVTDQANMEEEIETELSILPGSNISQEREYVLRFLNNECTPLKPNQVSLSGVEINSDSAENLIVTAFVRSSLNKAITFQSVPLILLGSEGEVLGKKTFDLSEIGELPPKSSRPWDFVFTKKDLFTDSVPKDGWKLAFEIKKPHSLDLAKSWEQSLAEEDKEKLKQLLNTVQPPKPGEVNFMGIQANINEEGNLHITLLIRNGSDKNIQIQQLPLTVEDATGEIIAQGGFKLEDFEVKANTSKPWTFIFPKSLVTKEQPDLSTWKVQPPK; encoded by the coding sequence ATGTTCTTTATAGGAAAAAATAAAAAAAGAGGGCGAGACAGTGTTGTTTCGTCTAGTGATCTACTTAATGAAGAGGTAACCGATCAAGCTAATATGGAAGAAGAAATAGAAACAGAGCTTTCCATTTTACCTGGCTCAAATATTTCTCAAGAAAGAGAATATGTACTTCGTTTCCTTAACAACGAATGTACACCGTTAAAGCCTAATCAAGTCTCCCTATCAGGTGTGGAGATTAACAGTGATTCTGCAGAAAATTTAATTGTTACTGCCTTCGTAAGAAGTAGCTTAAATAAGGCAATTACCTTCCAATCCGTCCCACTCATTCTGTTAGGGAGTGAAGGAGAAGTATTAGGCAAAAAGACCTTTGATCTAAGTGAAATAGGTGAATTACCACCAAAAAGTAGCCGTCCATGGGATTTTGTCTTTACTAAAAAGGACCTTTTCACTGATTCTGTACCTAAAGATGGATGGAAACTTGCATTTGAAATCAAGAAACCACATTCTCTTGATTTAGCAAAAAGCTGGGAACAAAGCCTTGCTGAGGAAGATAAAGAGAAGTTAAAACAATTATTAAACACCGTCCAACCACCTAAGCCTGGTGAGGTAAACTTTATGGGAATTCAGGCCAATATTAATGAAGAGGGTAATTTACATATTACTTTGCTTATTCGAAATGGTTCTGATAAAAATATTCAAATTCAACAATTGCCACTGACTGTAGAAGATGCAACAGGTGAAATTATTGCACAAGGTGGATTTAAACTAGAGGATTTTGAAGTAAAGGCAAATACAAGTAAACCTTGGACATTCATTTTCCCTAAATCATTAGTAACAAAGGAACAACCAGATCTATCTACTTGGAAGGTTCAACCGCCTAAATAA
- a CDS encoding LTA synthase family protein, with amino-acid sequence MFVKQGTVQYLSTFFDWLLHWNEDSLDLLRKGIVMISLGAILLLSFWILFLPRRARFLSLVILNFLITFMIFADLIYFRYFEDLISANVLLQIGQVGALGNSISNLFSGIDWIFFIDILVLIPITIFVFKKVKRTKASKQKRISRAASAVVIFAVGYLLVAYPMKVFIEKGGGYLFEKTLSNMRVYEVTGLLGFHGFDLYKFVNENVLHKNTISEKEKNHIQEWFTDHQKEISQKTPYYGIAKGKNVITVQVEAFQNFFIDKKVNGQEITPNLNKLKKESMYFNHFYHQTASGRTSDAEFLNNTSLYPLYTGAAYINYSGNTFTALPETLKDNGYETAAFHAYKPSFWNRYLMYKTIGIDTFYSLDTFKQDEKLGWSISDESMLRQSAEKMVKLKSPFYSFLITLSSHHPYNLPSNYQELDLNGYQDGTFKNYLQSVHYVDKAIGTFIEQLKKDGLWDESIVIFYGDHDSGLMKADSEIAQFGGAKGEDLTFNQMKGEVPMFIHLPGNEKAGVYQQVGGQIDISPTIMHLLGISPKGKYMMGTPLFQEDNRLVVFRTGAYTTNHVYYQPSLDGKFENGTCFDTKTKNKTTLDACKKDYKEATDQLEISDAILKGNLIKLFKKDGK; translated from the coding sequence GTGTTTGTAAAACAAGGAACAGTTCAATATCTATCGACTTTTTTCGATTGGCTCCTACATTGGAATGAAGATAGCCTAGATCTACTTCGAAAAGGAATCGTCATGATCAGCTTAGGTGCAATACTGCTCCTATCATTCTGGATTCTCTTTTTGCCAAGAAGAGCGAGATTTTTATCTTTAGTCATACTCAATTTCTTGATTACTTTTATGATATTTGCTGATCTAATCTATTTCCGCTACTTTGAAGATTTGATATCAGCGAATGTACTGCTACAAATTGGACAAGTTGGTGCATTAGGGAATAGTATCTCTAATTTATTTTCAGGAATTGATTGGATATTTTTTATTGATATTCTTGTGCTTATTCCTATTACGATTTTTGTATTCAAAAAAGTAAAAAGAACAAAAGCATCGAAACAGAAACGAATTTCTAGAGCTGCTAGCGCAGTCGTTATATTTGCAGTTGGATACTTACTAGTCGCCTATCCGATGAAGGTTTTTATTGAAAAAGGTGGAGGCTATCTTTTTGAAAAAACCTTATCAAATATGAGAGTTTATGAAGTAACGGGTCTATTAGGCTTTCATGGGTTTGATCTTTATAAATTTGTGAATGAAAATGTCCTTCATAAAAATACAATTAGTGAAAAGGAAAAGAATCATATACAGGAATGGTTTACGGATCATCAAAAGGAAATTTCCCAAAAAACTCCCTATTATGGTATAGCAAAAGGGAAAAATGTAATAACGGTTCAAGTCGAAGCATTCCAAAACTTTTTCATTGATAAAAAGGTGAATGGCCAAGAAATTACGCCAAATCTAAATAAGTTGAAAAAAGAAAGCATGTATTTTAATCATTTTTATCATCAAACAGCTTCTGGGCGAACATCGGATGCAGAGTTTTTGAATAATACTTCTCTTTATCCTTTGTATACAGGGGCGGCCTATATTAACTATTCTGGTAATACTTTTACTGCTTTACCAGAGACCTTGAAAGACAATGGCTATGAGACAGCAGCATTTCATGCCTATAAGCCAAGCTTCTGGAATCGTTATCTAATGTATAAAACCATTGGAATTGATACTTTTTATAGTCTAGATACATTTAAGCAGGATGAAAAATTAGGATGGTCTATTTCAGATGAATCGATGCTTCGACAATCAGCTGAAAAAATGGTGAAATTAAAAAGTCCGTTTTACTCTTTCTTAATTACGTTATCTAGTCATCATCCATATAATTTACCGTCCAACTATCAAGAGTTAGATCTAAATGGATACCAAGATGGTACGTTTAAAAATTACTTACAGTCTGTCCACTATGTAGATAAAGCAATCGGGACATTTATTGAACAATTAAAGAAAGATGGATTATGGGATGAGTCAATTGTTATTTTCTATGGTGACCACGATAGTGGACTAATGAAAGCAGATAGTGAAATTGCTCAATTTGGCGGTGCAAAAGGTGAGGATCTTACCTTCAATCAAATGAAGGGAGAAGTTCCAATGTTTATACATTTACCTGGTAACGAAAAAGCTGGAGTTTATCAGCAGGTTGGCGGGCAAATTGATATTTCCCCAACAATTATGCATTTATTAGGTATATCACCGAAAGGAAAATATATGATGGGTACACCTCTGTTCCAAGAAGATAACAGATTAGTTGTCTTTAGAACGGGGGCATATACGACTAATCATGTTTATTATCAACCATCCCTTGATGGTAAATTTGAAAATGGGACATGCTTTGATACAAAGACGAAAAATAAAACAACTTTAGACGCATGCAAAAAGGATTATAAGGAAGCGACCGATCAATTAGAAATATCAGACGCAATATTAAAAGGAAATTTAATAAAATTATTCAAAAAAGATGGCAAATGA